In Xyrauchen texanus isolate HMW12.3.18 chromosome 13, RBS_HiC_50CHRs, whole genome shotgun sequence, a single genomic region encodes these proteins:
- the cobll1a gene encoding uncharacterized protein cobll1a isoform X2 has product MDSQEDLIDRDITLIVQLPGGQETTATVHGSKPVMDVLVTLCAQHHLIPSDNVIKLISTNQNHVNFKPNSPIGSLEFERVVLRAKGSDDANRKKPHMPVATVRLLINYKKSHKTVVRVNPRVPLAELMPAVCEKCEFDPDTTVLLRTCQSEEPLDLTKSLDDCGIRELFAKDTKVSGGEEKQKTPAKEKNNSEKENKGFFALFKKSKKTPEQQAMTVSAPSSPELNADGVTCLNGHSTLPTAPADMTKKRRAPKPPLKMTRSVSCELDTTDFTNLSERNTAGKQDLLGHISSLKRTKRRAPPPPCDGPSPSNSNSNVEEAEEEDSSSDKERAFIAGHCSSIAEVMTELAESLQARRQRVPCSANSSTSQHCPTENHFQGPFSKNKNPDAELNVPSGCQQLRNPSERDGMTTFTVVPQRHQPTRKCFEVALTLQAPDTAKAEEMCPGAPVDLEIHGTELLEEAVPSEPFRNGDNGFDKSEHLSGILQHLEKENQEWTDSKTENLETKVEKQSIHLRNIELEGQESFQRGLNKLELFGSTINYLEIRDAELNISEVRENLTSNMELADKREGLPVDSNIKGNLVELDEIPEYPLVETRKEKDWIEEYKERRRKFLGGDNDGRRKLDSWESFEGKFTNTAMEKSMQGINDNFPPPPPPIYCYEDNSENKDEKEERVKENENEQDEGTATNNQSHEHEELEQRPNLDRSHPLNQITGADFDSHFTCSDCNVRLNPEPNYAPFPHLSKPKVHATQTNPKPNTPGLECKFSSTSEPYRTSCLLPQHSPGCTSKAHSTFESCPPETVSLFALAVFQKAKHFRPGLDSQRSRNRELPMHTK; this is encoded by the exons ATGGATTCCCAAGAAGATCTCATTGACCGGGACATTACTCTGATTGTACAGCTCCCAGGAGGACAGGAGACCACAGCCACAGTGCATGGCAG taaACCTGTGATGGATGTTCTGGTCACCCTTTGTGCTCAACACCACCTCATTCCCTCCGATAACGTCATCAAGCTCATCTCCACTAATCAAAATCATGTCAATTTCAAACCTAACTCCCCAATTGGCTCTCTTGAGTTTGAGAGGGTTGTCCTTCGAGCAAAAGGAAGTGATGATGCTAACAGGAAAAAACCTCATATGCCTGTG GCGACAGTTCGTCTCTTGATAAACTACAAGAAGTCCCATAAAACAGTGGTGCGGGTGAATCCCAGAGTGCCACTGGCCGAACTCATGCCTGCGGTGTGTGAGAAATGTGAGTTTGACCCTGATACAACTGTTTTATTGAGGACATGCCAGTCAGAGGAACCCCTGGATCTCACCAAATCGCTTGATGACTGTGGAATCAGGGAGCTGTTTGCCAAAGACACAAAAG TATCAGGtggtgaagaaaaacaaaaaacaccagcAAAAGAGAAGAACAACagtgaaaaggaaaacaaaggCTTCTTTGCTTTATTCAAGAAGAGTAAGAAAACACCTGAGCAG cAGGCTATGACTGTCAGCGCTCCATCCTCTCCTGAACTGAATGCGGACGGGGTGACCTGTCTTAATGGCCACTCGACCTTACCTACTGCACCTGCCGACATGACTAAAAAGAGACGTGCTCCGAAGCCTCCTTTAAAAATGACACGGAGTGTCTCTTGTGAACTTGATACTACAGATTTCACAAACCTATCAGAGCGCAACACTGCAGGAAAACAG GATCTTCTCGGTCATATCTCCTCTCTTAAAAGGACTAAACGGAGAGCCCCGCCCCCTCCATGTGATGGCCCTTCCCCATCCAATTCAAATAGCAACG TAGAGGAAGCTGAAGAGGAGGACAGCAGTTCAGACAAGGAAAGAGCTTTCATAGCTGGCCATTGCTCTTCAATTGCTGAAGTTATGACCGAACTCGCAGAATCTCTGCAGGCACGCCGACAGAGGGTGCCCTGTTCTGCAAA TTCTTCTACATCCCAGCATTGTCCAACAGAAAACCATTTTCAAGGTCCGTTTTCAAAGAATAAAAACCCTGATGCTGAGTTAAATGTACCTTCTGGCTGTCAACAACTGCGGAACCCCTCTGAAAGAGATGGCATGACCACCTTCACTGTGGTTCCTCAGAGGCATCAACCTACCAGGAAATGTTTTGAGGTGGCGCTGACGCTGCAGGCACCAGACACCGCTAAGGCTGAAGAGATGTGCCCTGGAGCCCCAGTAGACCTGGAGATCCATGGCACTGAGCTTTTGGAGGAAGCAGTCCCAAGTGAACCTTTTAGAAATGGGGACAATGGTTTTGACAAGAGTGAGCACTTATCAGGGATTCTACAGCACTTGGAGAAAGAGAATCAAGAGTGGACAGACAGCAAGACTGAGAATCTGGAAACAAAAGTTGAGAAGCAGTCCATTCATCTGAGAAATATCGAGCTAGAGGGTCAAGAATCATTTCAAAGGGGCCTCAATAAGCTTGAACTATTTGGCAGTACGATAAATTATCTAGAAATAAGAGATGCAGAGCTTAATATTTCAGAAGTAAGAGAAAATTTGACTAGTAATATGGAACTAGCTGATAAACGTGAGGGGTTGCCAGTTGATTCAAATATAAAGGGAAACCTTGTGGAGCTAGATGAGATACCAGAATATCCTCTGGTAGAGACCAGAAAGGAAAAGGACTGGATAGAGGAATACAAAGAGAGAAGAAGGAAGTTTCTAGGTGGTGATAATGATGGTAGGAGAAAATTAGATTCTTGGGAAAGTTTTGAGGGCAAATTTACAAACACCGCCATGGAGAAAAGCATGCAAGGGATCAATGATAATTTCCCCCCACCGCCGCCACCCATCTACTGTTATGAGGATAATAGTGAGAACAAAGATGAAAAGGAGGAAAGAGTCAAGGAAAATGAAAACGAGCAGGATGAGGGCACAGCTACAAATAACCAATCACATGAACATGAAGAACTTGAACAAAGGCCAAACTTAGATCGGAGTCATCCTCTTAATCAAATTACTGGTGCTGACTTTGATAGCCATTTCACTTGCTCTGACTGCAATGTTAGACTTAACCCAGAGCCCAACTATGCTCCTTTCCCACACCTTTCCAAACCAAAGGTCCACGCTACCCAAACTAACCCAAAACCAAACACTCCTGGTTTGGAATGCAAATTCAGCTCTACTTCAGAACCTTACAGAACTTCCTGTTTATTGCCTCAACACAGTCCTGGCTGTACGTCAAAAGCACATTCTACCTTTGAATCTTGCCCTCCAGAAACAGTGTCTCTTTTTGCTTTGGCTGTATTTCAGAAGGCTAAGCATTTCAGACCAGGGCTGGATTCCCAACGCTCCAGGAATCGGGAACTGCCCATGCACACAAA atAG
- the cobll1a gene encoding uncharacterized protein cobll1a isoform X4, with protein sequence MDSQEDLIDRDITLIVQLPGGQETTATVHGSKPVMDVLVTLCAQHHLIPSDNVIKLISTNQNHVNFKPNSPIGSLEFERVVLRAKGSDDANRKKPHMPVATVRLLINYKKSHKTVVRVNPRVPLAELMPAVCEKCEFDPDTTVLLRTCQSEEPLDLTKSLDDCGIRELFAKDTKVSGGEEKQKTPAKEKNNSEKENKGFFALFKKSKKTPEQQAMTVSAPSSPELNADGVTCLNGHSTLPTAPADMTKKRRAPKPPLKMTRSVSCELDTTDFTNLSERNTAGKQDLLGHISSLKRTKRRAPPPPCDGPSPSNSNSNEEAEEEDSSSDKERAFIAGHCSSIAEVMTELAESLQARRQRVPCSANSSTSQHCPTENHFQGPFSKNKNPDAELNVPSGCQQLRNPSERDGMTTFTVVPQRHQPTRKCFEVALTLQAPDTAKAEEMCPGAPVDLEIHGTELLEEAVPSEPFRNGDNGFDKSEHLSGILQHLEKENQEWTDSKTENLETKVEKQSIHLRNIELEGQESFQRGLNKLELFGSTINYLEIRDAELNISEVRENLTSNMELADKREGLPVDSNIKGNLVELDEIPEYPLVETRKEKDWIEEYKERRRKFLGGDNDGRRKLDSWESFEGKFTNTAMEKSMQGINDNFPPPPPPIYCYEDNSENKDEKEERVKENENEQDEGTATNNQSHEHEELEQRPNLDRSHPLNQITGADFDSHFTCSDCNVRLNPEPNYAPFPHLSKPKVHATQTNPKPNTPGLECKFSSTSEPYRTSCLLPQHSPGCTSKAHSTFESCPPETVSLFALAVFQKAKHFRPGLDSQRSRNRELPMHTK encoded by the exons ATGGATTCCCAAGAAGATCTCATTGACCGGGACATTACTCTGATTGTACAGCTCCCAGGAGGACAGGAGACCACAGCCACAGTGCATGGCAG taaACCTGTGATGGATGTTCTGGTCACCCTTTGTGCTCAACACCACCTCATTCCCTCCGATAACGTCATCAAGCTCATCTCCACTAATCAAAATCATGTCAATTTCAAACCTAACTCCCCAATTGGCTCTCTTGAGTTTGAGAGGGTTGTCCTTCGAGCAAAAGGAAGTGATGATGCTAACAGGAAAAAACCTCATATGCCTGTG GCGACAGTTCGTCTCTTGATAAACTACAAGAAGTCCCATAAAACAGTGGTGCGGGTGAATCCCAGAGTGCCACTGGCCGAACTCATGCCTGCGGTGTGTGAGAAATGTGAGTTTGACCCTGATACAACTGTTTTATTGAGGACATGCCAGTCAGAGGAACCCCTGGATCTCACCAAATCGCTTGATGACTGTGGAATCAGGGAGCTGTTTGCCAAAGACACAAAAG TATCAGGtggtgaagaaaaacaaaaaacaccagcAAAAGAGAAGAACAACagtgaaaaggaaaacaaaggCTTCTTTGCTTTATTCAAGAAGAGTAAGAAAACACCTGAGCAG cAGGCTATGACTGTCAGCGCTCCATCCTCTCCTGAACTGAATGCGGACGGGGTGACCTGTCTTAATGGCCACTCGACCTTACCTACTGCACCTGCCGACATGACTAAAAAGAGACGTGCTCCGAAGCCTCCTTTAAAAATGACACGGAGTGTCTCTTGTGAACTTGATACTACAGATTTCACAAACCTATCAGAGCGCAACACTGCAGGAAAACAG GATCTTCTCGGTCATATCTCCTCTCTTAAAAGGACTAAACGGAGAGCCCCGCCCCCTCCATGTGATGGCCCTTCCCCATCCAATTCAAATAGCAACG AGGAAGCTGAAGAGGAGGACAGCAGTTCAGACAAGGAAAGAGCTTTCATAGCTGGCCATTGCTCTTCAATTGCTGAAGTTATGACCGAACTCGCAGAATCTCTGCAGGCACGCCGACAGAGGGTGCCCTGTTCTGCAAA TTCTTCTACATCCCAGCATTGTCCAACAGAAAACCATTTTCAAGGTCCGTTTTCAAAGAATAAAAACCCTGATGCTGAGTTAAATGTACCTTCTGGCTGTCAACAACTGCGGAACCCCTCTGAAAGAGATGGCATGACCACCTTCACTGTGGTTCCTCAGAGGCATCAACCTACCAGGAAATGTTTTGAGGTGGCGCTGACGCTGCAGGCACCAGACACCGCTAAGGCTGAAGAGATGTGCCCTGGAGCCCCAGTAGACCTGGAGATCCATGGCACTGAGCTTTTGGAGGAAGCAGTCCCAAGTGAACCTTTTAGAAATGGGGACAATGGTTTTGACAAGAGTGAGCACTTATCAGGGATTCTACAGCACTTGGAGAAAGAGAATCAAGAGTGGACAGACAGCAAGACTGAGAATCTGGAAACAAAAGTTGAGAAGCAGTCCATTCATCTGAGAAATATCGAGCTAGAGGGTCAAGAATCATTTCAAAGGGGCCTCAATAAGCTTGAACTATTTGGCAGTACGATAAATTATCTAGAAATAAGAGATGCAGAGCTTAATATTTCAGAAGTAAGAGAAAATTTGACTAGTAATATGGAACTAGCTGATAAACGTGAGGGGTTGCCAGTTGATTCAAATATAAAGGGAAACCTTGTGGAGCTAGATGAGATACCAGAATATCCTCTGGTAGAGACCAGAAAGGAAAAGGACTGGATAGAGGAATACAAAGAGAGAAGAAGGAAGTTTCTAGGTGGTGATAATGATGGTAGGAGAAAATTAGATTCTTGGGAAAGTTTTGAGGGCAAATTTACAAACACCGCCATGGAGAAAAGCATGCAAGGGATCAATGATAATTTCCCCCCACCGCCGCCACCCATCTACTGTTATGAGGATAATAGTGAGAACAAAGATGAAAAGGAGGAAAGAGTCAAGGAAAATGAAAACGAGCAGGATGAGGGCACAGCTACAAATAACCAATCACATGAACATGAAGAACTTGAACAAAGGCCAAACTTAGATCGGAGTCATCCTCTTAATCAAATTACTGGTGCTGACTTTGATAGCCATTTCACTTGCTCTGACTGCAATGTTAGACTTAACCCAGAGCCCAACTATGCTCCTTTCCCACACCTTTCCAAACCAAAGGTCCACGCTACCCAAACTAACCCAAAACCAAACACTCCTGGTTTGGAATGCAAATTCAGCTCTACTTCAGAACCTTACAGAACTTCCTGTTTATTGCCTCAACACAGTCCTGGCTGTACGTCAAAAGCACATTCTACCTTTGAATCTTGCCCTCCAGAAACAGTGTCTCTTTTTGCTTTGGCTGTATTTCAGAAGGCTAAGCATTTCAGACCAGGGCTGGATTCCCAACGCTCCAGGAATCGGGAACTGCCCATGCACACAAAGTGA
- the cobll1a gene encoding uncharacterized protein cobll1a isoform X3 encodes MDSQEDLIDRDITLIVQLPGGQETTATVHGSKPVMDVLVTLCAQHHLIPSDNVIKLISTNQNHVNFKPNSPIGSLEFERVVLRAKGSDDANRKKPHMPVATVRLLINYKKSHKTVVRVNPRVPLAELMPAVCEKCEFDPDTTVLLRTCQSEEPLDLTKSLDDCGIRELFAKDTKVSGGEEKQKTPAKEKNNSEKENKGFFALFKKSKKTPEQAMTVSAPSSPELNADGVTCLNGHSTLPTAPADMTKKRRAPKPPLKMTRSVSCELDTTDFTNLSERNTAGKQDLLGHISSLKRTKRRAPPPPCDGPSPSNSNSNVEEAEEEDSSSDKERAFIAGHCSSIAEVMTELAESLQARRQRVPCSANSSTSQHCPTENHFQGPFSKNKNPDAELNVPSGCQQLRNPSERDGMTTFTVVPQRHQPTRKCFEVALTLQAPDTAKAEEMCPGAPVDLEIHGTELLEEAVPSEPFRNGDNGFDKSEHLSGILQHLEKENQEWTDSKTENLETKVEKQSIHLRNIELEGQESFQRGLNKLELFGSTINYLEIRDAELNISEVRENLTSNMELADKREGLPVDSNIKGNLVELDEIPEYPLVETRKEKDWIEEYKERRRKFLGGDNDGRRKLDSWESFEGKFTNTAMEKSMQGINDNFPPPPPPIYCYEDNSENKDEKEERVKENENEQDEGTATNNQSHEHEELEQRPNLDRSHPLNQITGADFDSHFTCSDCNVRLNPEPNYAPFPHLSKPKVHATQTNPKPNTPGLECKFSSTSEPYRTSCLLPQHSPGCTSKAHSTFESCPPETVSLFALAVFQKAKHFRPGLDSQRSRNRELPMHTK; translated from the exons ATGGATTCCCAAGAAGATCTCATTGACCGGGACATTACTCTGATTGTACAGCTCCCAGGAGGACAGGAGACCACAGCCACAGTGCATGGCAG taaACCTGTGATGGATGTTCTGGTCACCCTTTGTGCTCAACACCACCTCATTCCCTCCGATAACGTCATCAAGCTCATCTCCACTAATCAAAATCATGTCAATTTCAAACCTAACTCCCCAATTGGCTCTCTTGAGTTTGAGAGGGTTGTCCTTCGAGCAAAAGGAAGTGATGATGCTAACAGGAAAAAACCTCATATGCCTGTG GCGACAGTTCGTCTCTTGATAAACTACAAGAAGTCCCATAAAACAGTGGTGCGGGTGAATCCCAGAGTGCCACTGGCCGAACTCATGCCTGCGGTGTGTGAGAAATGTGAGTTTGACCCTGATACAACTGTTTTATTGAGGACATGCCAGTCAGAGGAACCCCTGGATCTCACCAAATCGCTTGATGACTGTGGAATCAGGGAGCTGTTTGCCAAAGACACAAAAG TATCAGGtggtgaagaaaaacaaaaaacaccagcAAAAGAGAAGAACAACagtgaaaaggaaaacaaaggCTTCTTTGCTTTATTCAAGAAGAGTAAGAAAACACCTGAGCAG GCTATGACTGTCAGCGCTCCATCCTCTCCTGAACTGAATGCGGACGGGGTGACCTGTCTTAATGGCCACTCGACCTTACCTACTGCACCTGCCGACATGACTAAAAAGAGACGTGCTCCGAAGCCTCCTTTAAAAATGACACGGAGTGTCTCTTGTGAACTTGATACTACAGATTTCACAAACCTATCAGAGCGCAACACTGCAGGAAAACAG GATCTTCTCGGTCATATCTCCTCTCTTAAAAGGACTAAACGGAGAGCCCCGCCCCCTCCATGTGATGGCCCTTCCCCATCCAATTCAAATAGCAACG TAGAGGAAGCTGAAGAGGAGGACAGCAGTTCAGACAAGGAAAGAGCTTTCATAGCTGGCCATTGCTCTTCAATTGCTGAAGTTATGACCGAACTCGCAGAATCTCTGCAGGCACGCCGACAGAGGGTGCCCTGTTCTGCAAA TTCTTCTACATCCCAGCATTGTCCAACAGAAAACCATTTTCAAGGTCCGTTTTCAAAGAATAAAAACCCTGATGCTGAGTTAAATGTACCTTCTGGCTGTCAACAACTGCGGAACCCCTCTGAAAGAGATGGCATGACCACCTTCACTGTGGTTCCTCAGAGGCATCAACCTACCAGGAAATGTTTTGAGGTGGCGCTGACGCTGCAGGCACCAGACACCGCTAAGGCTGAAGAGATGTGCCCTGGAGCCCCAGTAGACCTGGAGATCCATGGCACTGAGCTTTTGGAGGAAGCAGTCCCAAGTGAACCTTTTAGAAATGGGGACAATGGTTTTGACAAGAGTGAGCACTTATCAGGGATTCTACAGCACTTGGAGAAAGAGAATCAAGAGTGGACAGACAGCAAGACTGAGAATCTGGAAACAAAAGTTGAGAAGCAGTCCATTCATCTGAGAAATATCGAGCTAGAGGGTCAAGAATCATTTCAAAGGGGCCTCAATAAGCTTGAACTATTTGGCAGTACGATAAATTATCTAGAAATAAGAGATGCAGAGCTTAATATTTCAGAAGTAAGAGAAAATTTGACTAGTAATATGGAACTAGCTGATAAACGTGAGGGGTTGCCAGTTGATTCAAATATAAAGGGAAACCTTGTGGAGCTAGATGAGATACCAGAATATCCTCTGGTAGAGACCAGAAAGGAAAAGGACTGGATAGAGGAATACAAAGAGAGAAGAAGGAAGTTTCTAGGTGGTGATAATGATGGTAGGAGAAAATTAGATTCTTGGGAAAGTTTTGAGGGCAAATTTACAAACACCGCCATGGAGAAAAGCATGCAAGGGATCAATGATAATTTCCCCCCACCGCCGCCACCCATCTACTGTTATGAGGATAATAGTGAGAACAAAGATGAAAAGGAGGAAAGAGTCAAGGAAAATGAAAACGAGCAGGATGAGGGCACAGCTACAAATAACCAATCACATGAACATGAAGAACTTGAACAAAGGCCAAACTTAGATCGGAGTCATCCTCTTAATCAAATTACTGGTGCTGACTTTGATAGCCATTTCACTTGCTCTGACTGCAATGTTAGACTTAACCCAGAGCCCAACTATGCTCCTTTCCCACACCTTTCCAAACCAAAGGTCCACGCTACCCAAACTAACCCAAAACCAAACACTCCTGGTTTGGAATGCAAATTCAGCTCTACTTCAGAACCTTACAGAACTTCCTGTTTATTGCCTCAACACAGTCCTGGCTGTACGTCAAAAGCACATTCTACCTTTGAATCTTGCCCTCCAGAAACAGTGTCTCTTTTTGCTTTGGCTGTATTTCAGAAGGCTAAGCATTTCAGACCAGGGCTGGATTCCCAACGCTCCAGGAATCGGGAACTGCCCATGCACACAAAGTGA
- the cobll1a gene encoding uncharacterized protein cobll1a isoform X1, with the protein MDSQEDLIDRDITLIVQLPGGQETTATVHGSKPVMDVLVTLCAQHHLIPSDNVIKLISTNQNHVNFKPNSPIGSLEFERVVLRAKGSDDANRKKPHMPVATVRLLINYKKSHKTVVRVNPRVPLAELMPAVCEKCEFDPDTTVLLRTCQSEEPLDLTKSLDDCGIRELFAKDTKVSGGEEKQKTPAKEKNNSEKENKGFFALFKKSKKTPEQQAMTVSAPSSPELNADGVTCLNGHSTLPTAPADMTKKRRAPKPPLKMTRSVSCELDTTDFTNLSERNTAGKQDLLGHISSLKRTKRRAPPPPCDGPSPSNSNSNVEEAEEEDSSSDKERAFIAGHCSSIAEVMTELAESLQARRQRVPCSANSSTSQHCPTENHFQGPFSKNKNPDAELNVPSGCQQLRNPSERDGMTTFTVVPQRHQPTRKCFEVALTLQAPDTAKAEEMCPGAPVDLEIHGTELLEEAVPSEPFRNGDNGFDKSEHLSGILQHLEKENQEWTDSKTENLETKVEKQSIHLRNIELEGQESFQRGLNKLELFGSTINYLEIRDAELNISEVRENLTSNMELADKREGLPVDSNIKGNLVELDEIPEYPLVETRKEKDWIEEYKERRRKFLGGDNDGRRKLDSWESFEGKFTNTAMEKSMQGINDNFPPPPPPIYCYEDNSENKDEKEERVKENENEQDEGTATNNQSHEHEELEQRPNLDRSHPLNQITGADFDSHFTCSDCNVRLNPEPNYAPFPHLSKPKVHATQTNPKPNTPGLECKFSSTSEPYRTSCLLPQHSPGCTSKAHSTFESCPPETVSLFALAVFQKAKHFRPGLDSQRSRNRELPMHTK; encoded by the exons ATGGATTCCCAAGAAGATCTCATTGACCGGGACATTACTCTGATTGTACAGCTCCCAGGAGGACAGGAGACCACAGCCACAGTGCATGGCAG taaACCTGTGATGGATGTTCTGGTCACCCTTTGTGCTCAACACCACCTCATTCCCTCCGATAACGTCATCAAGCTCATCTCCACTAATCAAAATCATGTCAATTTCAAACCTAACTCCCCAATTGGCTCTCTTGAGTTTGAGAGGGTTGTCCTTCGAGCAAAAGGAAGTGATGATGCTAACAGGAAAAAACCTCATATGCCTGTG GCGACAGTTCGTCTCTTGATAAACTACAAGAAGTCCCATAAAACAGTGGTGCGGGTGAATCCCAGAGTGCCACTGGCCGAACTCATGCCTGCGGTGTGTGAGAAATGTGAGTTTGACCCTGATACAACTGTTTTATTGAGGACATGCCAGTCAGAGGAACCCCTGGATCTCACCAAATCGCTTGATGACTGTGGAATCAGGGAGCTGTTTGCCAAAGACACAAAAG TATCAGGtggtgaagaaaaacaaaaaacaccagcAAAAGAGAAGAACAACagtgaaaaggaaaacaaaggCTTCTTTGCTTTATTCAAGAAGAGTAAGAAAACACCTGAGCAG cAGGCTATGACTGTCAGCGCTCCATCCTCTCCTGAACTGAATGCGGACGGGGTGACCTGTCTTAATGGCCACTCGACCTTACCTACTGCACCTGCCGACATGACTAAAAAGAGACGTGCTCCGAAGCCTCCTTTAAAAATGACACGGAGTGTCTCTTGTGAACTTGATACTACAGATTTCACAAACCTATCAGAGCGCAACACTGCAGGAAAACAG GATCTTCTCGGTCATATCTCCTCTCTTAAAAGGACTAAACGGAGAGCCCCGCCCCCTCCATGTGATGGCCCTTCCCCATCCAATTCAAATAGCAACG TAGAGGAAGCTGAAGAGGAGGACAGCAGTTCAGACAAGGAAAGAGCTTTCATAGCTGGCCATTGCTCTTCAATTGCTGAAGTTATGACCGAACTCGCAGAATCTCTGCAGGCACGCCGACAGAGGGTGCCCTGTTCTGCAAA TTCTTCTACATCCCAGCATTGTCCAACAGAAAACCATTTTCAAGGTCCGTTTTCAAAGAATAAAAACCCTGATGCTGAGTTAAATGTACCTTCTGGCTGTCAACAACTGCGGAACCCCTCTGAAAGAGATGGCATGACCACCTTCACTGTGGTTCCTCAGAGGCATCAACCTACCAGGAAATGTTTTGAGGTGGCGCTGACGCTGCAGGCACCAGACACCGCTAAGGCTGAAGAGATGTGCCCTGGAGCCCCAGTAGACCTGGAGATCCATGGCACTGAGCTTTTGGAGGAAGCAGTCCCAAGTGAACCTTTTAGAAATGGGGACAATGGTTTTGACAAGAGTGAGCACTTATCAGGGATTCTACAGCACTTGGAGAAAGAGAATCAAGAGTGGACAGACAGCAAGACTGAGAATCTGGAAACAAAAGTTGAGAAGCAGTCCATTCATCTGAGAAATATCGAGCTAGAGGGTCAAGAATCATTTCAAAGGGGCCTCAATAAGCTTGAACTATTTGGCAGTACGATAAATTATCTAGAAATAAGAGATGCAGAGCTTAATATTTCAGAAGTAAGAGAAAATTTGACTAGTAATATGGAACTAGCTGATAAACGTGAGGGGTTGCCAGTTGATTCAAATATAAAGGGAAACCTTGTGGAGCTAGATGAGATACCAGAATATCCTCTGGTAGAGACCAGAAAGGAAAAGGACTGGATAGAGGAATACAAAGAGAGAAGAAGGAAGTTTCTAGGTGGTGATAATGATGGTAGGAGAAAATTAGATTCTTGGGAAAGTTTTGAGGGCAAATTTACAAACACCGCCATGGAGAAAAGCATGCAAGGGATCAATGATAATTTCCCCCCACCGCCGCCACCCATCTACTGTTATGAGGATAATAGTGAGAACAAAGATGAAAAGGAGGAAAGAGTCAAGGAAAATGAAAACGAGCAGGATGAGGGCACAGCTACAAATAACCAATCACATGAACATGAAGAACTTGAACAAAGGCCAAACTTAGATCGGAGTCATCCTCTTAATCAAATTACTGGTGCTGACTTTGATAGCCATTTCACTTGCTCTGACTGCAATGTTAGACTTAACCCAGAGCCCAACTATGCTCCTTTCCCACACCTTTCCAAACCAAAGGTCCACGCTACCCAAACTAACCCAAAACCAAACACTCCTGGTTTGGAATGCAAATTCAGCTCTACTTCAGAACCTTACAGAACTTCCTGTTTATTGCCTCAACACAGTCCTGGCTGTACGTCAAAAGCACATTCTACCTTTGAATCTTGCCCTCCAGAAACAGTGTCTCTTTTTGCTTTGGCTGTATTTCAGAAGGCTAAGCATTTCAGACCAGGGCTGGATTCCCAACGCTCCAGGAATCGGGAACTGCCCATGCACACAAAGTGA